The following are encoded in a window of Candidatus Jidaibacter acanthamoeba genomic DNA:
- the rimM gene encoding ribosome maturation factor RimM (Essential for efficient processing of 16S rRNA), with protein MSIQRAKNDYDICVGVITSVNGVKGYVKIRSFTDNPKDLANFKKLFDESNKEYQINIITLKKDYIIAGIEGIASRNDAEKLRNTRLYIKRSELPSAGSNEFYHADLMGLDAKLKNGTNFGVVKGVVNFGAGDILEIYDLNSEKTIYYPFTKQFVPEINLDKRHILLEPLEEVLAASE; from the coding sequence ATGTCGATTCAACGCGCTAAAAACGATTACGATATCTGTGTGGGAGTTATTACTTCGGTAAATGGAGTAAAAGGGTACGTAAAAATTAGAAGTTTTACTGACAATCCAAAGGATCTGGCTAACTTTAAAAAGTTATTTGATGAAAGCAATAAAGAGTATCAAATAAATATTATAACTCTTAAAAAAGATTATATAATTGCGGGTATTGAAGGCATCGCTTCAAGGAATGATGCTGAAAAATTAAGAAACACCAGGCTTTATATTAAAAGATCAGAATTACCGTCCGCAGGCAGCAATGAATTTTATCATGCAGACCTTATGGGCTTAGATGCTAAATTAAAAAACGGTACTAATTTCGGCGTAGTTAAAGGCGTGGTTAATTTCGGCGCCGGAGATATTTTAGAGATTTATGATTTAAACTCGGAAAAAACTATTTACTATCCGTTTACTAAGCAATTCGTACCGGAAATTAACTTAGATAAAAGACATATTTTACTTGAGCCGTTAGAAGAAGTTCTTGCAGCTTCAGAATAG
- the trmD gene encoding tRNA (guanosine(37)-N1)-methyltransferase TrmD, producing MQLQNRESLSAVWKVSILTLFPGIYPGALNSSIIGNALEAGIWGLDVYNIRDFAHDKHKTVDDTTYGGGAGLVIKPDIMGAAIDSCFISNNKPIYYLTPRGKVFNQKIAKEIISEHSSGINIICGRYEGIDERIFTEYNIAEISMGDYVVSSGDIALFPLIDCCVRLLPGVLEKSEALDNESFGAGKFENLLEYPHFTKPSNWRGHEVPDVLLSGNHQEIEKWRLKQAEIKTKNARSDLWNQYIKGEKK from the coding sequence TTGCAGCTTCAGAATAGGGAGAGCTTATCTGCCGTGTGGAAAGTTTCTATTCTCACTCTCTTTCCGGGAATCTATCCGGGTGCGCTTAATTCATCAATTATCGGTAATGCTCTAGAAGCAGGAATTTGGGGTCTCGATGTTTATAATATTCGGGATTTTGCTCATGATAAGCATAAAACCGTAGATGATACCACCTACGGCGGTGGAGCAGGGTTAGTCATCAAACCTGATATAATGGGTGCTGCAATTGATTCATGTTTTATAAGCAATAATAAACCTATTTATTACCTTACGCCTCGAGGTAAAGTTTTTAATCAAAAGATTGCTAAAGAAATTATAAGTGAACATTCTTCAGGTATTAATATTATCTGCGGCAGGTATGAAGGGATTGACGAAAGAATATTTACGGAGTATAACATTGCCGAGATAAGTATGGGCGACTATGTTGTCTCATCCGGTGATATTGCTTTATTTCCACTAATAGATTGTTGTGTAAGGTTGTTGCCGGGTGTACTGGAAAAGAGCGAAGCTTTAGATAATGAAAGTTTTGGTGCAGGAAAGTTTGAAAACCTTTTAGAGTACCCTCACTTTACAAAGCCAAGTAATTGGCGCGGCCATGAAGTTCCGGATGTTTTACTTTCGGGTAATCATCAGGAAATTGAAAAATGGCGCCTAAAGCAAGCTGAAATAAAAACTAAAAATGCACGTTCCGATTTATGGAACCAATACATTAAAGGAGAAAAGAAATGA